Proteins from a genomic interval of Choristoneura fumiferana chromosome 12, NRCan_CFum_1, whole genome shotgun sequence:
- the LOC141433479 gene encoding cuticle protein 19-like produces the protein MYSKVLCLATLFAAAAAYGHGFSSQHISRHDGPAHVVPIHGHGHGHDHVDYYAYPKYEFGYKVDDPHTGDHKSQHEHRDGDVVKGYYSLHQPDGSVRDVHYHGDKHSGFHADVKHSTHHIVPAHHHHY, from the exons ATGTATTCAAAG GTGTTGTGTCTCGCTACCCTCTTCGCTGCGGCCGCTGCCTACGGACACGGTTTCTCATCCCAGCACATCTCCCGGCACGATGGTCCGGCGCACGTCGTACCGATCCACGGACACGGACACGGACACGACCATGTTGATTACTAC GCTTACCCGAAGTACGAGTTCGGGTACAAGGTAGATGACCCTCACACCGGTGACCACAAGTCGCAGCACGAGCACCGCGACGGCGACGTCGTCAAAGGCTATTATTCCCTGCACCAGCCTGACGGTTCCGTCAGGGACGTACACTACCATGGTGACAAACACTCCGG ATTCCATGCTGACGTGAAGCATAGCACCCACCACATCGTCCCCGCGCATCACCACCATTACTGA
- the LOC141433719 gene encoding uncharacterized protein, translated as MYSKVLCLATLFAAAAAYGHGFSSQHISRHDGPAHVVPIHGHGHEHGHGHDHVDYYAYPKYEFAYKVDDPHTGDHKSQHEHRDGDVVKGYYSLHQPDGSVRDVHYHGDKHSGFHADVKHSTHHIVPEHHHHLHNPDGTVGLVQAVVAGDAVAVARLVLRLAVAGVRVLHLVRELVLGVRVVVVVVCRRGGGRVVPLDALRRGRVLVLVPVALLRPGHSCGQNSGDKNDLIILVAAVLAAAVARPQEGHGHEHEHAASSQSVQRHDAPAAAPADHHDHYAHPKYEFAYKVEDPHTGDSKSQHETRDGDRVTGYYSLHEADGTVRIVHYTADKHTGFNAVVTHEGSAKHDIPSKHH; from the exons atgtattccaAG GTTCTGTGTCTCGCTACCCTCTTCGCTGCGGCCGCTGCCTACGGACACGGTTTCTCATCCCAGCACATCTCCCGGCACGATGGTCCGGCGCACGTCGTACCGATCCACGGCCACGGGCACGAACACGGTCACGGCCACGACCACGTCGATTACTAC GCTTACCCGAAGTACGAGTTCGCGTACAAGGTAGACGACCCTCACACCGGCGACCACAAGTCGCAGCACGAGCACCGTGATGGCGATGTCGTCAAGGGCTACTACTCGCTGCACCAGCCTGATGGCTCCGTCAGGGACGTCCACTACCATGGTGACAAACACTCCGG ATTCCATGCTGACGTGAAACACAGCACCCACCACATCGTTCCTGAACATCACCACCATT TGCACAATCCTGACGGTACCGTCGGCCTCGTGCAGGCTGTAGTAGCCGGTGACGCGGTCGCCGTCGCGCGTCTCGTGCTGCGACTTGCTGTCGCCGGTGTGAGGGTCCTCCACCTTGTACGCGAACTCGTACTTGGGGTGCGCGTAGTGGTCGTGGTGGTCTgccggcgcggcggcgggcgcgtcGTGCCGCTGGACGCTCTGCGACGAGGCCGCGTGCTCGTGCTCGTGCCCGTGGCCCTCCTGAGGCCGGGCCACAGCTGCGGCCAGAACAGCGGCGATAAGAATGACCTG ATAATCCTCGTTGCCGCTGTTCTGGCCGCAGCTGTGGCCCGGCCTCAGGAGGGCCACGGGCACGAGCACGAGCACGCGGCCTCGTCGCAGAGCGTCCAGCGGCACgacgcgcccgccgccgcgccggcAGACCACCACGACCACTACGCGCACCCCAAGTACGAGTTCGCGTACAAGGTGGAGGACCCTCACACCGGCGACAGCAAGTCGCAGCACGAGACGCGCGACGGCGACCGCGTCACCGGCTACTACAGCCTGCACGAGGCCGACGGTACCGTCAGGATTGTGCACTACACCGCTGACAAACACACCGG ATTTAATGCGGTAGTTACTCACGAGGGCAGTGCTAAACACGACATTCCTTCCAAGCATCACTGA
- the LOC141433477 gene encoding cuticle protein 19-like, which produces MNSKVILIAAVLAAAVARPQEGHGHEHEHAASSQSVQRHDAPAAAPADHHDHYAHPKYEFAYKVEDPHTGDSKSQHETRDGDRVTGYYSLHEADGTVRIVHYTADKNGFNAEIKREGHVKHAAPTHQSQHH; this is translated from the exons ATGAATTCCAAG GTCATTCTTATCGCCGCTGTTCTGGCCGCAGCTGTGGCCCGGCCTCAGGAGGGCCACGGGCACGAGCACGAGCACGCGGCCTCGTCGCAGAGCGTCCAGCGGCACgacgcgcccgccgccgcgccggcAGACCACCACGACCACTACGCGCACCCCAAGTACGAGTTCGCGTACAAGGTGGAGGACCCTCACACCGGCGACAGCAAGTCGCAGCACGAGACGCGCGACGGCGACCGCGTCACCGGCTACTACAGCCTGCACGAGGCCGACGGTACCGTCAGGATTGTGCACTACACAGCCGATAAGAATGG aTTCAACGCAGAAATTAAGCGTGAAGGTCACGTTAAGCACGCTGCCCCCACTCACCAGTCTCAACACCATTGA
- the LOC141433478 gene encoding cuticle protein 19-like: MSMKIFILAALVAAAVARPQEGHGHQHKHAYSSQSIQRHDVPAKAPPGHFEHYSHPKYEFEYQVKDPHTGDLKTQHESRDGDIVKGYYTLHEADGTTRIVHYSSDKKTGFNADVKREGHAIHAEPKHHH; encoded by the exons ATGTCCATGAAG ATCTTCATACTGGCTGCTTTGGTTGCCGCAGCTGTGGCACGGCCGCAAGAGGGACACGGACACCAGCACAAGCACGCGTACTCGTCACAGAGTATCCAGCGCCACGACGTGCCTGCCAAGGCTCCCCCGGGACACTTCGAGCACTAC AGCCACCCTAAGTACGAGTTCGAGTACCAAGTGAAGGACCCGCACACCGGCGACCTGAAGACCCAGCACGAGTCCCGCGATGGTGACATCGTCAAGGGCTACTACACCCTGCACGAGGCTGATGGTACCACCAGGATCGTGCACTACTCCTCAGACAAAAAGACTGG ATTCAACGCTGATGTGAAACGCGAAGGCCACGCGATACACGCCGAGCCCAAGCACCACCACTAA
- the LOC141433465 gene encoding uncharacterized protein, protein MFTKVICLAALAVVTTAQWHELGFAHSSQHISRHDGIPQIATIHHHGHEHNHEHGHDHGHGHEHKHEHKHEHKHEHTHQPEHKHEHKHEHKPAHSSQHISKHDGHAQEVTIKDEHGHEKHVDYYTHPKYEFEYKVEDHHTGDHKTQHEHRDGDVVKGFYSLHEPDGSVRDVHYHADKKTGFHAEVKHSTHHIVPEHHHHH, encoded by the exons ATgtttactaag GTGATATGCCTAGCTGCTCTAGCGGTTGTAACTACAGCTCAGTGGCATGAGCTTGGATTTGCTCACTCTTCTCAGCATATCAGCCGTCATGATGGCATACCACAAATAGCAACGATCCACCATCACGGACACGAGCATAACCACGAACATGGTCATGACCATGGACACGGACATGAACACAAGCACGAGCATAAACATGAGCACAAACACGAGCACACGCATCAGCCAGAACATAAACATGAGCACAAACATGAGCACAAGCCTGCGCACTCCTCACAGCACATATCCAAGCACGATGGTCACGCACAAGAAGTCACTATCAAGGATGAGCACGGTCACGAAAAGCACGTCGACTACTAC ACTCACCCCAAGTACGAATTCGAGTACAAAGTGGAGGACCACCACACCGGAGACCACAAGACACAGCATGAGCACCGTGACGGCGACGTCGTCAAGGGCTTCTACTCTCTGCATGAGCCGGATGGTTCTGTCAGGGATGTCCACTACCACGCAGACAAGAAAACTGG TTTCCATGCTGAGGTTAAACACAGCACTCACCATATTGTACCTGAGCATCACCACCAtcactaa
- the LOC141433720 gene encoding uncharacterized protein: MDMHQYTAELRFIRISTEKIKTMNLKIVCVFALIAVASAQHGHKHGHATSSQYVKKHDGHAEEVVITDKHGHKHVDYYTPPKYEFGYKVDDDHTGDHKAQEEHRDGDVVKGSYSLHEPDGSVRHVEYQSDHHSGFHANVKHETHHIIPEHHHHHYPINITMMANEPGKRKPPRRKMSWLRNIREWTGIKTIKQLFRLALDKKIKQGADCRPSVMEWHLKKNMVACLAALAITVAAQHDHKHAHSSQHISRHDGHAQEVTIHDEHGHKKHVDYYAHPEYKFEYKVSDHHTGDHKTHNEHREGDHVTGFYSLHEPDGSDRNVHYHSDKHTGFHADVKHSTHHVVPEHHHHHH; this comes from the exons ATGGACATGCATCAGTACACAGCTGAACTTCGTTTCATAAGGATATCTactgaaaaaattaaaacgatgAATCTGAAG ATCGTCTGTGTGTTTGCCCTCATCGCGGTGGCTTCCGCACAGCATGGCCACAAGCACGGACACGCGACTTCCTCGCAGTACGTCAAAAAACACGACGGCCACGCCGAGGAAGTGGTCATCACCGACAAACACGGCCACAAGCATGTTGACTACTAC ACTCCCCCCAAATACGAGTTCGGGTACAAAGTAGACGATGACCACACCGGCGACCATAAAGCTCAGGAGGAACACCGCGACGGAGACGTCGTCAAGGGGTCTTACTCTCTGCACGAGCCCGACGGTTCCGTCAGACACGTAGAATACCAAAGCGATCATCACTCTGG ATTCCATGCCAATGTCAAGCATGAGACCCACCACATAATTCccgaacatcatcatcatcatta TCCGATAAAT ATTACCATGATGGCGAATGAGCCCGGGAAGCGGAAACCACCTAGACGTAAGATGTCTTGGCTCCGTAATATCAGGGAGTGGACAGGGATTAAGACCATCAAGCAACTGTTCAGATTGGCGCTtgataagaaaataaaacaaggaGCTGACTGCCGCCCTTCAGTAATGGAGTGGCACTTGAAGAAGAATATG GTGGCTTGCCTCGCTGCTCTGGCAATCACAGTGGCTGCTCAACACGACCACAAACATGCTCACTCCTCGCAGCACATTTCTCGGCATGATGGTCATGCCCAAGAGGTGACCATTCATGACGAGCATGGCCATAAAAAACACGTTGATTATTAC GCTCATCCAGAATACAAGTTCGAGTACAAAGTGTCTGACCACCACACTGGCGACCACAAGACTCACAATGAGCATCGCGAAGGCGACCACGTCACGGGATTCTACTCCCTTCACGAGCCCGATGGCTCTGACAGGAATGTGCACTACCACAGCGACAAGCACACTGG TTTCCATGCTGATGTCAAGCACAGCACCCATCACGTCGTGCCTgagcatcatcaccatcatcattaa